A DNA window from Calliphora vicina chromosome 1, idCalVici1.1, whole genome shotgun sequence contains the following coding sequences:
- the LOC135949447 gene encoding zinc finger protein 112-like, producing the protein MEINITWNICRVCLVEEQKKPQASGGDESMRHLFNEDKQLAKHIYECSGISMKPNDNLPEKICKKCLTLVKYAINFRKTCRSSDTYLQTILQRTKSASILFKPERPPSVDFEEDNIANDAIIEEIKEGGLASEEEAEKSHILKRPGTPLDKSPKKLCNDTNFPEINSNTDHLIAHDDEEELADNDLNNMVEMEEILEHSEPAENHDSSLDKNIDEQEDEENEESHSPDEKLKSAKIQDFQMNEATAEEDDYLDENTQETAIHDIKQNSGEYYYLKDIKNENITHEQNLEDDDDEHHIETDDQDENIQFIPIEEGEDEGEEDEVEDQQLMLDCESDMEDNQALVSSTVVTKEEAEGFIELQEQDSNLSNATNDLQTEYIVDEYLIDDSSSNISSRNSSVVVVNSKMTKTAKRSVVTKNVEHNKASASSSSSSQQQVWVCDLCGNNFGSRQLINAHMKVHRQEKNHECELCFKRFITACNLQAHMRMHTGEKPFECQYCGRRFSDRSSNLRHERIHTNEKPFQCNLCGKAFSLATTLKKHMKVHTGERSYRCEPCAKSFKLPHQLKAHKNTTLHKAVEQLDVLAN; encoded by the exons ATGGAAATCAATATAACGTGGAACATATGTCGCGTGTGTCTTGTGGAAGAACAAAAGAAACCTCAAGCGAGTGGTGGCGATGAATCAATGCGCCATCTCTTCAATGAGGATAAACAGTTGGCGAAACATATTTATGAGTGTTCTGGCATATCG ATGAAACCAAATGATAACTTGCCGgaaaaaatttgtaagaaaTGTTTAACCCTGGTTaaatatgctataaattttCGGAAAACTTGTCGATCTTCCGATACATATTTGCAAACCATATTACAACGTACCAAATCAGCTAGTATATTATTTAAACCCGAAAGGCCACCCTCAGTGGATTTTGAAGAGGATAATATAGCTAATGATGCCATAATTGAAGAAATTAAAGAGGGTGGGCTAGCCTCAGAGGAGGAAGCTGAAAAGTCGCATATACTGAAACGGCCAGGAACTCCTTTGGATAAATCACCAAAGAAGTTATGCAATGATACAAATTTCCCCGAAATAAATAGTAATACAGACCATCTAATAGCTCATGATGATGAAGAAGAACTAGCTGACaatgatttaaataatatgGTAGAAATGGAAGAAATATTGGAACACTCGGAACCAGCTGAAAATCATGACAGTAGTTTGGATAAAAATATAGATGAACAAGAAGATGAAGAAAATGAAGAGAGTCATAGTCCTGATGAAAAACTTAAATCTGCAAAAATACAAGATTTCCAAATGAATGAAGCTACAGCTGAAGAGGATGATTATTTGGATGAGAACACTCAAGAAACAGCTATACatgatataaaacaaaatagtgGAGAATATTATTATCTTAAggatattaaaaatgaaaatataacacATGAACAAAATCtagaagatgatgatgatgaacacCACATAGAAACCGATGATCAAGATGAAAATATACAATTCATACCCATAGAAGAAGGGGAAGATGAGGGGGAAGAAGATGAAGTCGAAGACCAGCAACTAATGTTAGACTGTGAATCCGATATGGAAGACAATCAAGCTCTAGTGAGTTCAACTGTTGTCACCAAGGAGGAGGCAGAAGGCTTTATAGAGCTACAGGAACAAGATTCTAATTTATCAAATGCCACAAATGACTTGCAAACCGAATATATAGTGGATGAATATTTAATCGATGACTCCAGCAGTAATATATCTTCACGAAATTCTAGTGTGGTGGtagttaattcaaaaatgacaaAAACTGCTAAACGTTCGGTGGTCACCAAAAATGTGGAGCATAATAAAGCTTCTGCTAGTAGTTCTAGCTCATCACAGCAGCAAGTATGGGTTTGTGATTTATGCGGCAATAACTTTGGTAGTCGTCAGCTTATAAATGCTCACATGAAAGTGCATCGTCAGGAAAAGAATCATGAGTGCGA aTTGTGTTTTAAACGCTTTATAACAGCCTGTAATTTGCAAGCCCACATGCGCATGCATACCGGCGAAAAACCTTTTGAATGCCAATACTGTGGCAGACGTTTTAGTGATCGCAGCTCGAATCTGAGGCATGAAAG AATTCACACAAATGAAAAACCATTTCAATGTAATTTATGTGGTAAAGCCTTTTCATTGGCTACAACTCTAAAAAAGCATATGAAAGTTCATACTGGAGAACGCTCCTACag ATGTGAACCTTGTGCGAAATCATTTAAACTGCCGCATCAATTAAAGGCCCATAAAAACACTACACTACATAAAGCTGTAGAACAATTGGACGTGTTGGCaaattaa
- the LOC135949450 gene encoding zinc finger and SCAN domain-containing protein 31-like — MSLKTTDKCRLCLVETEIPKTYELFKNNDGVAFKTEVDQNDEFTNLKLYEKVEYCCGVRLHNKKQMPTRICGKCFNTVHMWFNFRQMCYNSQVFLTTQSQEVVDIDQELEDLQTIRTKLNNKKTADIIECLEADSEVGIIYEDVDDDADDNNNDDGDYLDNHFEVDGDDENDNDHQAVKNDHVTKQELDMGNCKLENMAEFIKDNGDLLEALTTDDYNEALAYLNAEDDDELEEFIDHCATKNISIRQLNAKAMTKYKPKIGKPKPKPVIKEEKSQKTIKLPKPSTFMCNICGNVYSKKPLFQHHMRMHSDVKPYQCELCDKSYRIMSDLRNHMYRHTGEKPFKCKYCDRHFMDRSSRHRHERIHTNSRPYKCNICTKSFSYSAILKNHLKLHSGEKDYICSICNKSFTLAHQLKAHMLTISHKQKEAAFEASGYKILYETAVDI, encoded by the exons atgtctttaaaaacAACAGACAAATGTCGCCTGTGCTTGGTGGAAACAGAAATACCAAAAACCTATGAATTGTTTAAGAACAATGATGGCGTAGCGTTTAAAACAGAAGTGGATCAAAATGATGAATTTACCAATTTGAAACTGTACGAAAAAGTGGAATATTGTTGCGGTGTAAGG CTGCACAATAAGAAACAAATGCCCACACGAATTTGTGGCAAATGCTTCAACACGGTACACATGTGGTTTAACTTTCGCCAAATGTGCTACAATTCACAAGTGTTTTTGACCACACAGAGCCAGGAAGTTGTGGACATAGATCAGGAACTGGAAGATCTACAAACAATacgtacaaaattaaataacaagaaAACTGCAGATATAATTGAGTGCCTAGAAGCGGACAGTGAAGTGGGCATAATATATGAGGATGTGGACGATGATGCtgatgataataataatgatgatggtgATTATTTGGATAACCATTTTGAAGTAGATGGTGATGATGAAAACGATAATGATCACCAAGCTGTCAAAAATGATCATGTTACGAAACAGGAGTTAGACATGGGGAATTGTAAATTGGAAAATATGGCGGAATTTATTAAAGACAATGGTGATCTCTTGGAGGCCCTAACAACCGATGATTACAATGAAGCCTTGGCTTACCTTAATGCAGAGGATGATGATGAGCTGGAAGAGTTTATAGATCACTGTGCCACCAAGAATATCTCGATAAGGCAATTAAATGCTAAAGCTATGACAAAATATAAACCGAAAATAGGTAAACCGAAGCCAAAACCCGTTATAAAAGAGGAAAAAAGTCAAAAGACAATTAAGTTGCCGAAACCCTCCACATTTATGTGTAATATCTGTGGTAATGTTTACAGCAAGAAACCATTGTTTCAGCATCATATGCGCATGCATTCCGACGTTAAGCCTTATCAATGCGA ACTTTGCGATAAATCTTATCGTATTATGAGTGATTTGAGAAATCATATGTATCGTCATACTGGAGAAAAACCATTTAAGTGTAAATATTGTGATCGCCATTTCATGGATCGCAGTTCCCGCCACAGACATGAAAG aattCATACAAATTCAAGGCCATACAAATGTAATATATGCACGAAGAGTTTCTCTTATTCGGCAATATTGaaaaatcatttgaaattgCATTCGGGAGAAAAGGATTATAT CTGCTCAATTTGCAATAAATCCTTTACATTGGCTCATCAACTGAAAGCTCATATGCTAACAATATCGCATAAACAAAAAGAGGCCGCATTTGAAGCATCTGGCTATAAGATTCTCTATGAAACAGCTGTTGATATTTAA
- the LOC135963997 gene encoding J domain-containing protein CG6693, with product MSTLELCEKYFETRDVYKLFDVEKTAAEKDIKKAYYKLSLLVHPDRVPEIQKETATEKFKLLSKLYQILADKDKRALYDEQGIIDDDDDNLEGKLNNWLELWRKLFKPLTEEDINNYEKSYVDSDLEKADIKKAYLGGKGCINYMINSVPFMKVEDEPRMQEIVKELIAAGDVPEYKIFTEEPEQKRKKRHKKYARESKEAEEIKAKIEARNKKRADAAGSAPQAAGGSLEQAIMARQKSRQGGFNSLMDKLMEKYGNEDDEDDVLDFSAYEKVNKSKKKSHKKAGKEKDSPLHAVKKGKVKKR from the coding sequence ATGTCTACATTGGAATTGTGTGAAAAATACTTTGAGACACGCGATGTGTATAAGTTGTTCGATGTTGAAAAGACCGCAGCGGAAAAAGACATTAAAAAAGCCTACTACAAATTATCACTGCTAGTGCATCCAGATCGTGTGCCAGAAATCCAAAAAGAAACTGCCACCGAAAAGTTTAAGCTGCTGTCGAAGCTCTATCAAATATTGGCCGATAAAGACAAACGGGCTCTGTACGATGAACAGGGCATTattgatgatgacgatgataatTTGGAAGGGAAACTTAACAATTGGCTGGAGTTATGGCGGAAACTCTTCAAGCCTTTAACCGAAGAAGATATAAACAATTATGAGAAGTCGTATGTGGATTCGGATTTGGAAAAGGCAGACATTAAGAAAGCCTATCTGGGTGGTAAGGGTTGCATTAATTATATGATAAATTCAGTGCCATTTATGAAGGTAGAAGATGAACCGCGTATGCAAGAGATTGTCAAAGAATTGATAGCAGCCGGAGATGTGCCAGAATATAAAATCTTTACCGAGGAGCCCGAACAAAAACGTAAGAAACGCCACAAGAAATACGCCCGTGAATCCAAGGAGGCTGaagaaattaaagcaaaaattgaGGCTAGAAATAAAAAGCGTGCCGATGCTGCTGGCTCAGCGCCACAGGCGGCTGGCGGCAGTCTTGAACAGGCCATTATGGCCAGACAAAAGTCACGTCAAGGTGGTTTTAATTCATTGATGGATAAGCTAATGGAGAAATATGGTAATGAAGATGATGAGGACGATGTTCTGGACTTTAGCGCTTACGAGAAAGTCAACAAGTCCAAAAAGAAGTCGCACAAGAAAGCCGGCAAGGAAAAGGATAGCCCATTGCATGCTGTTAAGAAGGGCAAAGTTAAGAAACGTTAA
- the Fntb gene encoding protein farnesyltransferase subunit beta — MEETLEFRDFNLIKNFKFDDEKISTVTSREQQKTENSIEKYYDRFQQIGMLDKHITRYYREEHQRFLENMLHRLPGNYECLDSSRPWCIYWILQAGHVLNFTFSPETLEQVVQFLDKCRHPQGGFAGGPGQYPHLAPTYAAVNSLAMIGTPSAFRAIDRDSLERFLFAVREPDGSFRLHVDGECDVRGAYCAVSVAKLTNMPETTLSKLFDKTGDWISSCQTYEGGFGGAPDLEAHGGYTFCGIAALALLNEGHKCDQEQLLKWTLQRQMAYEGGFQGRTNKLVDGCYSFWVGATIPITQAIMANDGKPLTKALFDVGALQEYILLCCQKPNGGLIDKPGKPQDLYHTCYTLSGVAIAQHSESALNPAILGDPINELMPTHPLFNVSPLAVAHSTHFYEQLNKLRSCTQFDNSLDEDDDISEDPVEENHSSVSSTTSN, encoded by the exons ATGGAAGAAACCTTGGAATTtcgtgattttaatttaataaaaaactttaaatttgacgATGAAAAAATATCGACAGTGACTTCAAGGGAACAG caAAAAACGGAAAactctatagaaaagtactaTGATAGATTTCAGCAAATAGGCATGCTAGATAAACATATAACCAGGTACTATAGAGAGGAACATCAACGATTTCTGGAAAATATGTTGCATCGTTTGCCCGGTAATTATGAGTGCTTGGACAGCAGCAGGCCCTGGTGTATATATTGGATTTTACAAGCTGGTcatgtattaaattttacattttccccGGAAACCTTAGAACAAGTAGTACAATTTTTAGACAA ATGCCGTCATCCTCAGGGTGGCTTTGCCGGAGGTCCTGGCCAATATCCCCATTTGGCTCCCACATATGCCGCTGTAAATAGTTTGGCCATGATCGGCACACCCAGTGCATTTAGAGCCATTGATAGGGATTCTTTGGAACGTTTCCTTTTCGCTGTGCGAGAACCGGATGGTTCTTTTAGACTTCATGTGGATGGTGAATGTGATGTGCGTGGTGCTTACTGTGCTGTGTCAGTGGCTAAACTTACTAATATGCCAGAGACTACCTTAAGTAAACTATTTGATAAGACTGGAGATTGGATTTCCAGCTGCCAAACGTATGAGGGTGGTTTTGGTGGTGCTCCTGATCTAGAGGCTCATGGTGGTTATACTTTTTGTGGCATAGCCGCTTTGGCCCTGCTAAACGAAGGCCACAAATGTGATCAAGAACAACTATTG aaatggACTTTACAACGTCAAATGGCCTATGAAGGAGGATTCCAAGGTCGTACCAATAAATTAGTGGATGGTTGCTATTCGTTTTGGGTGGGTGCCACTATACCCATAACTCAAGCCATCATGGCAAATGATGGTAAGCCTCTAACAAAGGCCCTATTCGATGTGGGAGCTCTGCAGGAATATATTTTACTATGCTGTCAAAAGCCCAATGGTGGCCTTATTGACAAGCCTGGCAA ACCCCAAGATCTTTACCACACTTGCTATACCCTAAGCGGTGTAGCCATAGCTCAACATTCGGAATCAGCTTTAAATCCTGCCATATTGGGTGATCCCATTAACGAACTAATGCCCACCCATCCCCTATTCAATGTTTCACCACTGGCGGTGGCTCATAGTACCCATTTTTACGAACAATTGAATAAATTACGTTCCTGTACACAATTTGATAATTCTCTAGATGAAGACGATGACATAAGTGAGGATCCGGTAGAGGAAAATCATTCTTCAGTTAGTTCAACAACATCTAAttaa